The nucleotide sequence GACGAACCGCTGGCCCTGGACTGCGGCAAGCAGCTGAGCGAATTCGATCTGGTGTACGAGACCTACGGCACGCTCAATGCGGAGCGTTCCAACGCGGTGCTGATCTGCCACGCGTTGTCCGGCAACCACCATGCCGCCGGCTATCATAGCGAGGCCGACGCCAAACCGGGCTGGTGGAACAAATGCATCGGCCCCGGGAAGATGATCGACACCAATCGCTTCTTCGTGGTCTCGCCGGCCAATCTCGGCTGCTACAACGGCTCCACCGGCCCGGGCAGCATCAATCCCGAAACCGGACGCCATTACGGCCCGGATTTCCCGGTGGTGACGGTCAGCGACTGGGTCCGCTCCCAGAACCTGTTGCGCGCCCATCTCGGGATCGAGCGCTGGGCGGCGGCGGTCGGCGGCAGTCTCGGCGGCATGCAGGTGATGCAATGGGCCATCGATTATCCGGACCGGTTGGCGCACGCGGTGGTCATCGCCTCGGCGCCAAAACTCTCGGCCCAGAACATCGCCTTCAACGAGATCGCCCGCCAGGCCATCGTCACCGACCCCGAGTTCCACGCCGGGCGTTACTATGAAAAAGGCGTGGTGCCGCGCCGCGGCCTGATGCTCGCCCGTATGCTCGGCCACATCACCTATCTGTCGGATGACGCCATGCGCGCCAAGTTCGGCCGCGACCTGCGCGCCGGGCGTATCAATTACGGCTTCGATGTCGAGTTCCAGGTCGAGTCGTATCTGCGTCATCAGGGCGAATCGTTCGTCACCCGCTTCGATGCCAACACTTATCTGCTGATGACCAAGGCGCTGGATTACTTCGACCCGGCCCATACCACCGGCGGGCGCCTGGCCGAGGCATTCGAGCCGGCTACGGCGCGTTTTCTGGTCATCTCGTTCACCTCCGACTGGCGCTTCGCGCCGGCGCGCTCGCGCGAGATCGTCGACGCCCTGGTCGACGCCGGCAAGCAGGTCGCCTATGCCGAGGTCGAATCCGATCTCGGCCACGACGATTTCCTGCTCACGATGCCGCACTACATGAACACGATGAAGGCCTACATGAGCCGCGTGGCCGCCGAGGTGGGCGCATGAACACGCTGAGCACGCCGACGCGGGACGGCCTGCGGGCCGACCTAGCCCTCATCTCGGACTGGATCGCCCCCGGCACGCGCGTGCTCGACCTCGGCTGTGGCAACGGTGCCCTGCTCGCCCATCTCGAAGCGACGAAGAACGTGCGCGGTTATGGTCTAGAAATCGACCCGGACAATGTCATCGCTTGTGTCGCGGCGGGCGTGAACGTGCTTCAGCTCGATCTGGATGCCGGGCTAAGCCAGTTCGAGGACGACAGCTTCGATTATGTCGTGATGAGCTCGGCGATCCAGGAAGTCCAGCAGCCGCATGTGCTCATCGACGAAATGCTGCGCATCGGCCGCGACTCGATCCTGACGTTCCCCAACTTCGCGCACTGGCGCATGCGGCTGAGCCTGGCCTGGCACGGCGTGATGCCGTCATCGCGCGCTTTGCCCAATCGCTGGTACAACACGCCGAACATCCATCTGTGCACGGTGCGCGATTTCGAGCAGCTGTGTGCGACCAAGCGGGTGGAGATCGTGCGCCGGCATTTCGTCAATCATGCCCACCGCGCCCATGCGGCGATGCGCCTCGCCCCCAACCTGCTCGGCGAGATCGCGCTGTATCAACTGCACGCAAGCGGACTGCCGTAACGGCCCGCGCGTCGCGGGGCGTGATCACCCGCGGGCCCGGCCAAGGCCGCGCCCTGTTCCGCGGCGTAGCGCGCCCATGCGCCCAGGCGGGTCAGATCGACTCGCCGGTGACCGTGAACTTGGCTTTCAGAAACTGCTCGTGCGGTAGATACATCAATTCCGCCAGATCCCGCAGCAGATGCTCCTCGTTCGCGTCGAGCTCGTTGTCGGCATAGGCCACACGCCAGAGCATCTCGAGCACTTCACGCTTTTCCTGCACATCGAGGCCCTGATTGAGGGTCCTGAGGTACTCGTACAGCGACACCGAGGCACGCGCTTTCGGCGCCGCTGCGGCGATCAACTCCTCGACTTCGCCGTCCGCCAGGCCGAAATGCGTTTTCAGCTGCAGACGAATCTCGTCGTATTCGGCCGGCTTATGGTTGTTGTCGGCGTGCGCCATTTCAAGCAGCAATACCGCGGCGGCAATCTGCTGGGCGCGCTGCGGATCGCGCGCGCCGCCATCCGCGGCGGGCTGGATGGCTTCCTTGAGTCGATCGAACAATCCCATCACATTCATTCCTCTGCCGATCACCGGTGGGCCCAGAAGGCTTCGACGCGCTTGCGCAGGTCACTCAGGCGACCATGCAGGAAATGCCCCGCGCCTTCCATGATCTGGACATCGACCGCCGGCTCGAGTTTCTCCACCGCCGTGATCGAGGCTTGCACGTCGATCACTTCATCCTGATCGCCGAACAGGGCCAGCCAGTCGCAGTCGGGGCGCGGCAGCCCGTCATCGAAATAAGCTACCGGCAAACCAATGGTCAACAGGCTCGGCGTGCCGTCGGCCGCGGCCACACGAAGCGCGGCCGCGGAACCGAAGGAAAAACCCGCCAGGCCGGCCAGGGGCAGGCCGGAGTTGTCGCCGGCCCAGTCGCGCACGGCGCGCAGGTCGTCCTGCTCGCCGCGG is from Salinisphaera sp. LB1 and encodes:
- a CDS encoding homoserine O-acetyltransferase; the encoded protein is MAMESPAHSIGIVEPQTLHIDEPLALDCGKQLSEFDLVYETYGTLNAERSNAVLICHALSGNHHAAGYHSEADAKPGWWNKCIGPGKMIDTNRFFVVSPANLGCYNGSTGPGSINPETGRHYGPDFPVVTVSDWVRSQNLLRAHLGIERWAAAVGGSLGGMQVMQWAIDYPDRLAHAVVIASAPKLSAQNIAFNEIARQAIVTDPEFHAGRYYEKGVVPRRGLMLARMLGHITYLSDDAMRAKFGRDLRAGRINYGFDVEFQVESYLRHQGESFVTRFDANTYLLMTKALDYFDPAHTTGGRLAEAFEPATARFLVISFTSDWRFAPARSREIVDALVDAGKQVAYAEVESDLGHDDFLLTMPHYMNTMKAYMSRVAAEVGA
- the metW gene encoding methionine biosynthesis protein MetW yields the protein MNTLSTPTRDGLRADLALISDWIAPGTRVLDLGCGNGALLAHLEATKNVRGYGLEIDPDNVIACVAAGVNVLQLDLDAGLSQFEDDSFDYVVMSSAIQEVQQPHVLIDEMLRIGRDSILTFPNFAHWRMRLSLAWHGVMPSSRALPNRWYNTPNIHLCTVRDFEQLCATKRVEIVRRHFVNHAHRAHAAMRLAPNLLGEIALYQLHASGLP
- a CDS encoding TerB family tellurite resistance protein, whose product is MGLFDRLKEAIQPAADGGARDPQRAQQIAAAVLLLEMAHADNNHKPAEYDEIRLQLKTHFGLADGEVEELIAAAAPKARASVSLYEYLRTLNQGLDVQEKREVLEMLWRVAYADNELDANEEHLLRDLAELMYLPHEQFLKAKFTVTGESI
- a CDS encoding alpha/beta hydrolase, with protein sequence MSSLNWPDQDSASGFIEGPDGALEVDVELPRHEPRGFIVVAHPHPQQGGTKDNKVVYMTARGAREAGFATLRFNFRDTGRSEGRYDAGRGEQDDLRAVRDWAGDNSGLPLAGLAGFSFGSAAALRVAAADGTPSLLTIGLPVAYFDDGLPRPDCDWLALFGDQDEVIDVQASITAVEKLEPAVDVQIMEGAGHFLHGRLSDLRKRVEAFWAHR